One segment of Pontibacter akesuensis DNA contains the following:
- a CDS encoding NUDIX hydrolase, translating to MNVFINDIPLILKKTNEKVYKHEYDLILKPSDHFTSKDLVGDVLFKDADIQLIDRLVRLMEVKKLKKLRSLTLVTDKIKKVTEHLKDQFKIVKAAGGLVIKDGRILMMYRLGVWDLPKGKLEKKEEVEAGALREVEEECGIQVEVLDKLPKTWHSYAFKGKKILKKTSWFLMSCTDDSLMKPQAEEFIEEVRWMTPEEVREVLPKAYTSIAFVIRHYLQSLKTGKV from the coding sequence ATGAACGTTTTCATTAACGATATTCCGCTTATTCTTAAAAAAACCAATGAAAAGGTTTACAAGCATGAGTACGACCTGATTCTCAAGCCATCAGACCATTTTACTTCAAAAGACCTGGTGGGCGATGTGCTGTTTAAGGATGCCGATATCCAGCTGATTGACAGGTTGGTACGCCTGATGGAAGTAAAGAAGCTGAAGAAGCTCCGCTCGCTCACACTGGTAACAGATAAAATTAAGAAGGTGACAGAGCACCTGAAAGACCAGTTTAAAATCGTTAAAGCCGCCGGTGGGTTGGTAATAAAGGACGGCAGGATCCTGATGATGTACCGCCTGGGTGTGTGGGATCTACCCAAAGGGAAACTGGAGAAGAAAGAGGAGGTGGAAGCGGGTGCGCTTCGGGAAGTGGAGGAGGAGTGCGGGATTCAGGTAGAGGTGCTGGATAAGCTTCCTAAAACATGGCATTCCTATGCCTTTAAAGGCAAGAAAATTCTTAAGAAAACCAGTTGGTTCCTGATGAGCTGCACAGACGACAGCCTGATGAAGCCGCAGGCGGAGGAGTTTATAGAGGAGGTGCGCTGGATGACCCCGGAAGAGGTAAGGGAAGTGCTACCGAAGGCGTATACTTCTATTGCCTTCGTTATTCGACACTACCTGCAATCTCTGAAAACTGGAAAGGTATAA
- the coaD gene encoding pantetheine-phosphate adenylyltransferase, whose protein sequence is MKRIALFPGSFDPFTNGHYDVVMRGAKLFDEVIVAIGNNSSKQRYIPVEKMLDVMKRLFEGHANIKVQSFKGLTAEFARESGANFLLRGLRNTTDFEYENTIAQANRHVNKELESVFLITSPHLAAISSTIIREIHRFGGNVDEFIPFQFSEIAGSVE, encoded by the coding sequence ATGAAAAGAATTGCCCTTTTTCCCGGCTCTTTTGATCCGTTCACAAACGGCCATTATGATGTAGTGATGCGTGGGGCAAAATTGTTTGATGAGGTGATTGTGGCCATCGGCAATAACAGCAGCAAGCAGCGTTATATTCCTGTTGAGAAAATGCTGGACGTGATGAAACGTCTTTTTGAAGGCCACGCAAATATCAAAGTACAATCGTTTAAGGGGTTAACAGCAGAGTTTGCCCGTGAGTCAGGCGCTAATTTCCTGCTGCGCGGCCTGCGCAATACCACCGACTTCGAGTATGAGAACACAATTGCCCAAGCCAACCGCCATGTCAACAAGGAACTGGAGAGCGTTTTTTTGATCACCTCACCCCACCTGGCAGCCATCAGCTCGACTATTATCCGGGAGATTCACCGCTTTGGCGGCAATGTGGATGAGTTTATACCTTTCCAGTTTTCAGAGATTGCAGGTAGTGTCGAATAA
- a CDS encoding DUF3822 family protein, producing the protein MNTIHTHFRLSYKIYDEAFALSQAAQCHLYLSLSQKAIRFAVVDTARNKFVVLEDYELITVFTPLQVAEQLRLIAQENALLQVQNWKLVRVAVSNQQFTLVPETLYDPVHQFDYLRLHADLNPLQHEVYTYRHSGLEAINIFAVESGVRLALQGVFENQPLQLVHQTSALIRSILHVVPRNNLRSMYAFVERSYLTLLVVGPAGLEFCNVFHYTSPEDFIYYILFVMEEQKMNPEQETITLWGDITHDSSLFNILQKYVRQIKLGKKPEDVEYSYKFHDMFDHRYFELYSLHLCE; encoded by the coding sequence TTGAATACCATCCACACACACTTCAGGCTCTCGTACAAAATCTATGATGAGGCTTTTGCGCTTAGCCAGGCAGCACAATGCCATTTATACTTGTCGCTAAGTCAGAAGGCAATCCGGTTTGCCGTGGTAGACACAGCACGCAATAAATTTGTAGTGTTAGAGGATTATGAGCTGATTACGGTGTTTACGCCACTGCAGGTGGCAGAGCAGTTACGCCTTATTGCCCAGGAAAATGCTTTGCTTCAGGTGCAAAACTGGAAGTTAGTTCGGGTGGCTGTAAGCAACCAGCAGTTCACGCTGGTGCCCGAAACGCTCTACGACCCCGTGCACCAGTTCGACTACCTGCGCCTGCACGCTGACCTGAATCCGCTGCAGCACGAAGTATACACCTACCGCCACAGTGGCCTGGAAGCCATCAATATTTTTGCCGTGGAGAGTGGCGTACGCCTGGCCCTGCAGGGTGTATTCGAAAACCAGCCACTGCAGTTGGTGCACCAGACAAGCGCCTTGATCCGCAGCATTCTTCATGTGGTGCCGCGCAACAACCTGCGCAGTATGTACGCCTTTGTAGAGCGCAGTTATTTAACGCTGCTGGTGGTGGGGCCAGCGGGGCTTGAGTTTTGCAATGTGTTCCATTACACCAGCCCTGAAGATTTCATTTATTACATCCTCTTTGTGATGGAGGAGCAAAAAATGAACCCGGAGCAGGAAACAATTACCCTCTGGGGTGATATCACCCATGATTCATCACTCTTCAACATTCTTCAGAAGTATGTGCGGCAGATAAAGCTGGGAAAGAAGCCGGAAGACGTGGAGTACAGCTATAAGTTTCACGACATGTTCGATCACCGTTACTTCGAACTCTACAGCCTGCACCTTTGTGAATGA
- a CDS encoding NUDIX domain-containing protein — MADLNPNVLPYAEQLRVRVCGICIEDNKLLLVRHGKTVDNEAFWAPPGGGLQFGESMRACLVRELQEEAGVQVQVKRFLFVNEFLHPPLHAIEFFFEVQLTDGTIITGTDPEAASDKQLIEQVEWLTIKQIQQLPLQDKHQALRHLFSLDDLLGMKHTFKA; from the coding sequence ATGGCCGATCTTAACCCCAATGTACTTCCCTATGCCGAACAGTTGCGCGTGCGGGTGTGCGGCATCTGTATTGAAGACAACAAACTACTGCTGGTGCGCCACGGAAAAACAGTGGACAACGAAGCCTTCTGGGCCCCTCCGGGTGGTGGCTTGCAATTTGGCGAAAGCATGCGTGCGTGCCTTGTCCGGGAACTGCAGGAAGAGGCCGGGGTGCAGGTGCAGGTAAAGCGTTTTTTGTTTGTGAATGAATTTCTGCACCCTCCCCTGCACGCCATAGAGTTCTTTTTTGAGGTGCAGTTAACAGATGGCACCATTATTACCGGGACAGACCCTGAAGCCGCTTCTGACAAACAACTAATTGAGCAGGTGGAGTGGCTTACCATCAAACAAATACAGCAACTGCCGCTGCAGGACAAGCACCAGGCGCTTAGGCACCTGTTCTCGCTGGATGATTTGCTAGGCATGAAACATACCTTCAAGGCCTGA
- a CDS encoding PaaI family thioesterase — MIKTYNPDFEKDIRLKLERQGFMKLLGFNVTKIEVGRVEGELMLEPHHLQHKGFTHGGVTATLSDIVAGFAAVSLVPKYHHVVTAEIKVSYFHPGVGDKLIAKGYVVKPGRKLNFCESEIFIIKGDEEPLLIAKASATMATITPEDIASRVTNAES, encoded by the coding sequence ATGATTAAGACGTACAATCCAGATTTTGAAAAAGACATACGCCTAAAGCTGGAGCGACAGGGTTTTATGAAGCTCTTGGGCTTTAACGTGACAAAAATAGAAGTGGGTAGGGTTGAAGGGGAACTAATGCTGGAGCCCCACCACTTGCAGCATAAGGGGTTTACCCATGGGGGGGTCACAGCCACCTTGTCGGATATTGTTGCAGGATTTGCCGCCGTTAGCCTGGTGCCGAAATATCACCATGTGGTAACGGCTGAGATCAAGGTTTCCTATTTTCATCCCGGTGTGGGCGATAAATTAATAGCAAAGGGTTACGTGGTGAAGCCAGGCCGCAAGCTCAACTTCTGCGAGTCGGAGATTTTTATCATCAAGGGCGATGAGGAACCACTGCTTATTGCTAAAGCCTCTGCCACCATGGCCACCATCACCCCCGAAGATATTGCTTCAAGAGTTACGAATGCAGAGTCGTGA
- a CDS encoding ATP-dependent DNA helicase translates to MRPVEALRTSFPFEPTEDQAKLFARLDEFILAKSEERQVFLLKGYAGTGKTTVVTSLVKILNQFGYKYVLLAPTGRAAKVMSSYSGRPAFTIHKKIYRQTSNPFSEGLSFTRQPNKTDNTVYIVDEASMISDESGFGQNGLLQDLLQYVFDKKNNKLLLIGDTAQLPPVGQTISPSLDAEYMKVNQRCVVREMELRQVMRQAEASGILMNATQLRDRMQQEPIEIKLFTRGWKDIYKMTGEKLEDGLRYAYDKFGTENTIVICRSNKTANQYNQHIRRTIFFAEDELGVGDYLMIVRNNYFWLAKDSDIGFMANGDFVEVTKIIRYEDMYGFRFADIRIRFVDYPDAQEEEVKIMLDTLYTDTPALPADQNKKLYEEVLKDYKDIKTKKERSKELKQNPYLNAVQVKFAYALTCHKAQGGQWPAVFVDQGYLKDEMVNEEFARWLYTALTRSSEELYLLNFNQHLLVD, encoded by the coding sequence ATGCGCCCGGTAGAAGCCTTAAGAACCAGTTTCCCTTTTGAGCCAACAGAGGACCAGGCGAAGCTTTTTGCCCGACTCGATGAGTTTATACTTGCCAAGTCGGAAGAACGGCAGGTTTTCCTGCTGAAGGGGTATGCCGGTACAGGTAAAACAACAGTAGTTACCTCGCTGGTGAAAATCCTGAACCAGTTTGGCTATAAGTATGTGCTGCTGGCTCCAACAGGCCGTGCGGCCAAAGTTATGTCCAGCTACAGCGGGCGCCCTGCGTTTACGATCCATAAAAAAATATATCGACAAACCTCTAATCCTTTTTCGGAGGGACTATCCTTTACGCGCCAGCCCAACAAGACTGATAACACGGTTTATATCGTGGATGAGGCCTCCATGATTTCGGATGAGAGTGGCTTTGGGCAGAATGGCTTGCTGCAGGACCTGCTGCAATATGTATTTGATAAGAAGAACAACAAACTGCTTCTGATCGGCGATACAGCCCAGCTGCCGCCGGTGGGCCAGACCATCAGCCCGTCGCTGGATGCTGAGTATATGAAAGTGAACCAACGCTGTGTGGTGCGGGAAATGGAACTGCGCCAGGTAATGCGCCAAGCCGAGGCCTCTGGCATTCTGATGAACGCCACGCAGTTGCGCGACCGCATGCAGCAGGAGCCGATCGAAATTAAGCTGTTTACCCGGGGCTGGAAGGACATCTATAAAATGACGGGCGAAAAGCTGGAGGACGGCCTGCGCTATGCCTATGATAAGTTTGGTACTGAAAACACCATTGTCATTTGCCGCTCCAACAAAACAGCCAACCAGTACAACCAGCATATCCGGCGCACTATCTTCTTTGCTGAGGATGAGTTAGGCGTAGGGGATTACCTGATGATTGTGCGGAACAATTACTTCTGGCTGGCGAAAGACTCCGACATCGGCTTTATGGCCAACGGCGACTTTGTGGAGGTAACCAAGATCATCCGCTACGAAGACATGTACGGTTTTCGCTTCGCCGATATCCGCATTCGCTTCGTGGATTACCCGGATGCGCAGGAAGAGGAGGTAAAGATTATGCTCGACACGCTTTACACCGACACACCCGCCTTGCCTGCCGATCAGAACAAGAAACTGTACGAGGAGGTGCTGAAGGACTACAAGGATATCAAAACCAAGAAGGAGCGCAGCAAAGAACTCAAGCAGAACCCGTACCTGAATGCCGTGCAGGTGAAATTTGCCTACGCCTTAACTTGCCACAAGGCGCAGGGCGGCCAGTGGCCGGCAGTATTTGTGGACCAGGGCTACCTGAAAGACGAGATGGTGAACGAGGAGTTTGCCCGCTGGCTCTATACGGCTTTAACCCGATCGTCGGAAGAGCTTTACCTGCTGAACTTTAACCAACATTTATTAGTTGACTGA
- a CDS encoding DUF1573 domain-containing protein encodes MKKLLLSFAFAGLIAGGAVAQEKPKATAPQEQAKNGPAITFEETEYNFGDISQGDVVEHTFNFKNTGTQPLVIERVDVSCGCTTPAWTKEPIMPGKSGFITAKFNSAGKLGQQKKPLTIHSNAAEGTKYVYIVTNIKAKSTASAQ; translated from the coding sequence ATGAAAAAACTACTTCTTTCATTCGCTTTCGCTGGCTTGATTGCTGGTGGAGCTGTAGCCCAGGAGAAACCAAAGGCAACTGCACCTCAGGAGCAGGCAAAAAACGGCCCTGCCATTACCTTCGAGGAAACTGAGTATAATTTCGGAGACATTTCACAAGGAGATGTTGTGGAGCACACTTTTAACTTCAAGAACACGGGTACGCAGCCGCTCGTAATCGAGCGTGTGGATGTGTCTTGCGGTTGCACTACCCCAGCCTGGACGAAAGAGCCAATCATGCCTGGTAAATCTGGCTTTATCACTGCTAAATTCAACAGCGCCGGTAAACTTGGCCAGCAGAAAAAGCCACTTACCATCCATTCCAACGCCGCCGAAGGAACGAAGTACGTTTACATCGTAACCAACATCAAAGCTAAATCTACTGCCAGTGCGCAGTAG
- a CDS encoding DUF423 domain-containing protein, translating into MTQKIILLLASALGALTVAIGAFGAHALAPMLQAANRVDTFETAVKYQMYHTLALLAVGLLLFRVEQPALQVAAWCFFLGILVFSGSLYILCATGITWLGAITPIGGTLLIVGWGALFYAILKAF; encoded by the coding sequence GTGACGCAAAAAATCATACTTCTCCTGGCCTCTGCGCTGGGTGCCCTTACTGTGGCTATTGGTGCCTTCGGTGCGCATGCTCTTGCTCCTATGCTGCAGGCTGCCAACCGGGTGGATACTTTCGAAACCGCCGTTAAATACCAGATGTACCATACCCTGGCGCTGCTAGCCGTCGGGCTGCTCCTCTTCAGGGTAGAGCAACCGGCATTACAGGTTGCTGCCTGGTGCTTCTTCCTGGGCATACTTGTGTTCTCGGGCTCTCTCTACATTTTATGTGCCACGGGTATTACCTGGCTTGGAGCAATCACACCAATCGGAGGCACCTTGTTAATAGTAGGTTGGGGTGCTCTTTTCTATGCCATCTTGAAAGCCTTTTAA
- a CDS encoding DUF2750 domain-containing protein, with amino-acid sequence MTEHAATIETQYKDFIQRIVETNEVWGLTKDDTWATSSSSEFEDTEVILFWSDKGGATACSEDEWESYTPESITLVEFLENWCVGMYGDELLVGANWDKNLVGKEAEPLVVALDVVTQLKAQGKTLEFTQYDSQQEFEEQVTEALESE; translated from the coding sequence ATGACAGAGCACGCTGCCACTATCGAGACACAGTATAAAGATTTCATTCAGCGGATTGTAGAAACCAATGAAGTATGGGGGCTGACCAAGGATGATACGTGGGCAACTTCAAGCTCATCAGAATTTGAGGACACGGAAGTTATCCTGTTCTGGTCTGATAAGGGAGGCGCTACGGCCTGCTCTGAGGATGAGTGGGAAAGTTATACGCCGGAATCTATAACACTGGTAGAGTTCCTGGAAAACTGGTGCGTGGGCATGTACGGTGATGAATTGCTGGTTGGCGCCAACTGGGACAAGAATCTTGTCGGAAAAGAGGCAGAGCCCCTGGTAGTAGCTTTGGACGTAGTGACGCAGCTGAAAGCACAGGGCAAAACTCTGGAATTTACCCAGTATGACAGCCAGCAGGAGTTTGAAGAGCAGGTAACCGAAGCACTAGAATCCGAATAA
- a CDS encoding glycerophosphodiester phosphodiesterase, translating to MSKVAKAKGSAVSTFDTQGHRGARGLLPENTVPAMLKALELGVATLEMDAHISQDKQVLLSHDPFINPAHELTPSGEAIPKQDAERYVLYQMPYDQIKQFDVGSKFYAKFPQQQLQKAHKPLLAEVIDSVQQYISDHGLPQVYYNIETKSSPSGDGIYHPEPEELIDLLLAVIEEKKVSPYVIIQSFDPRTLQVLHVKYPEIKTALLVENMNGLKKNIESLGFTPTIYSPYHKLVSPALLKEAQSQGMRVIPWTVNDLEEMKRLKKLGVDGLISDYPNLFGEL from the coding sequence ATGTCTAAAGTTGCAAAAGCTAAGGGTTCAGCTGTATCCACGTTTGATACACAAGGCCATCGTGGTGCCCGAGGGCTACTTCCTGAAAATACAGTACCGGCCATGCTGAAGGCTTTGGAGTTAGGTGTCGCTACGCTGGAGATGGATGCACACATCAGCCAGGATAAGCAGGTGCTCCTCTCTCATGACCCTTTCATCAATCCGGCCCATGAGCTGACGCCTTCAGGGGAGGCGATTCCGAAGCAGGACGCCGAGCGGTACGTGCTCTACCAGATGCCCTATGATCAAATAAAACAGTTTGATGTAGGATCTAAATTTTACGCAAAATTTCCACAGCAGCAGCTACAAAAAGCACATAAGCCGCTTTTGGCTGAAGTGATTGACTCTGTACAGCAGTACATCTCCGATCATGGCCTGCCACAGGTTTACTATAACATTGAAACTAAGTCAAGCCCTTCTGGAGATGGCATATACCACCCTGAACCTGAAGAATTAATTGACTTACTGTTAGCTGTAATTGAGGAGAAGAAAGTTAGCCCTTATGTCATTATCCAGTCATTCGATCCTCGCACGCTCCAGGTGCTGCATGTGAAGTACCCTGAAATTAAAACAGCGCTTCTGGTGGAGAATATGAATGGCTTGAAAAAGAATATCGAAAGCCTAGGCTTCACGCCCACAATTTACAGCCCCTATCATAAACTGGTATCGCCTGCATTACTTAAGGAAGCGCAAAGCCAGGGTATGCGGGTAATCCCCTGGACAGTAAATGATTTGGAGGAGATGAAGCGCTTGAAGAAGCTGGGCGTAGATGGCCTTATCTCTGATTACCCTAACCTCTTTGGGGAACTGTAA